In Oncorhynchus keta strain PuntledgeMale-10-30-2019 unplaced genomic scaffold, Oket_V2 Un_contig_28383_pilon_pilon, whole genome shotgun sequence, the DNA window AGGTGGTGCTACAGGTCAGTgtcaccttctcttcctctgtgccAGGAGTCTCCTTCACCTGCAGGTCTGAAAATGGGTAAATGAAGACAAAATAACACAATCATCATTATTTCCACCAATGAGATAATGACTTAGACTAGATGATATAATACTGTAAGGACAGTATTACCTGTGACAGAGTTATTCCAGGGAAGCTGTTTCCCCATTTTACCGCAGTTGTTATAAATCTAAACTTATATTCAGCAGAGTCactctctctcaggtctgtgaTTCTCAGGGTGGAGTCCTTGTCTGTAGTTGGTTGATACTTAACTCGATCTGCATACTCTGGGTCCTGGATTAGATCTGTAGTAACTCCAGACTCCCATTTGTTGAACCAGGATACTTCTGTGACTTTATGCCAGCTGGGATGTCTATACGTGCAGGTAATGTCCACTGTTGACCCCTTCAAGGCACAGATACTCCTCTTGGTGTAAGTCACATTCAAACAGCTCTGACCATGAACACCTGAAAGTAAATGTATCTTATCAATTCCTCAAACTATAATGAGATGATTTCAAGTGTTTAAGATGTATTGGACTGGTTCATTTAAAATGAATAAAttatatagacacacacagagcattcagaaagtgttcagaacccttgacttttttcacattttgttacgttacagtcttattttaaaatggaataACTAGATAACATACCATCAGCCATTTTCTACCTTTTCTATTATACTGTATAGTTCCTACTAGTGTTACTATCCAAGAGTGCACCGATTTGTCTGTTTTCCCCACATGTTCTACTATTGGTCCACAGGCCTTAATGATTGATACTTAAGATGATTATTATAGGTGAGTCCAGACTCACACACTGTAGGAGCGAGAAAATCCTCATGGTCTTTTACAGCACAGGAGTAACTGTCTGCAGAGTAACCCCAGACCACTAGAGTATTACAGGAGTATTGTTGGGAAGTAGGGTCATGGAGATGTTGTCCGTTCTTATACCAGATGTAGGTGGGGTTGGGGTTGTCAGTCAGAAGACAGGTGGTGCTACAGGTCAGtgttctcttcttttcttctgtGGAGGAAGACACCTTCACCTGCAGCTCTGAATAATAATTATTAGAACTTACAATTCATATATTTGTATAAGTAGTTGTGGtagatattatatattacctgtgttagtagttgtagtagtagatattatatattacctgtgttagtagttgtagtagcagatattatatattacctgtgttagtagttgtagtagtagatattatatattacctgtgttagtagttgtagtagtagatattatatattacctgtgtTCATAGTTGTAGTAGCAGATATTATATATTACCCgtgttagtagttgtagtagtagatattatatattacctgtgttaatagttgtagtagcagatattatatattacccgtgttagtagttgtagtagtagataTGATATATTACCtgtgttagtagttgtagtagtagatattatatattacctgtgtTCATAGTTGTAGTAGCAGATATTATATATTACCCgtgttagtagttgtagtagtagatattatatattacctgtgttaatagttgtagtagcagatattatatattacccgtgttagtagttgtagtagtagatattatatattacctgtgttagtagttgtagtagcagaTATGATATATTACCTGTGACAGTCAGAGTTGTTCCATAGAAGCTGTACCCCCATTCTGCATACTGTGTTTTAAATCTGAACTTGTACTCagctgaatctctctctctcaggtctgtgaTTCTGAGGTTGCAGTCTTTCTCTTTAGTTCCAAGGTACTCAGCACGACCTGCATACTCTGACACCGAGATCAGGATTTTAGGCGTCTCATTATATTTCTCTTGGATATACCAGTTTGGTTCTGAGACTACATGATAACTTGGATGTTGATATGTGCAGGGCAGTTCCACTGTTGACTCCTTCAAGGCACAGATACTCTGATGGACGTAAGTCACGTTGAAACAGTTCTGACCCAGAACACCTAAAACAGTAGGAGGCCCATTCATTATTCATTtcgttttaattattattattacactgaACAACAATAGAATCACAATAATAAAccatttctaagattttactgagtttcaGGTCATATAAAGAAGTCAGTCAATTGTtctaaatgaattaggccctaatctatggatttcacatgactgggaatacagatatgcatctgttggtcacagataccttacaaAAGGTACCCAGTgcctggtgtgaccaccatttgcctcatgcagcgagacacatctccttcacatagtgTTGATACGGCTGCTGATTGCGACCTGTGGagtggctgtgcaaagttgctgggtattggcgggaactggaatacGCTGTCATACATGTCgatacagagcatcccaaacatgcttaatGGGTGGCATGTCCGGTGAGTACGTAGACCATGGAAGAAATTTGAatttttcagcttccaggaattgtgtacaaacAATTGCCATCAatgaaatgcaattgtgttcgttgtctgtaccttatgtctgcccatactataaccccactgccaccatggcaCTATGTTCACAACGATGATATCAGCAAACCGCTGGCCCACATGACGCAATACactctgtctgccatctgccccgTACAGTTGAATTTGGGATtcgtctgtgaagagcacacttctccagcatgtcaGTGGCCATCGGAGGtagagcatttgcccactgaagtctgtTACAACAAAGTAAGAtaaagaccctggtgaggacgataaGCATGCAGAT includes these proteins:
- the LOC118370925 gene encoding uncharacterized protein LOC118370925, which gives rise to MCWANAVMQHVFLSAVMQLLKCVLPVNHPKVVFLHEKEGNYSNLCPHVSTTHLLLVFILPVSCLTKPLHFALVGDATMALRKPGSVFVVFLLSMAANTATKCGQQSQVMVPPTNVVKGQEVTLTCSNTCTLSDNPTYIWYKNGQRLDEPTSQQYPIHIYYSDIYSCAVKGHEDLLSPAVCVLGQNCFNVTYVHQSICALKESTVELPCTYQHPSYHVVSEPNWYIQEKYNETPKILISVSEYAGRAEYLGTKEKDCNLRITDLRERDSAEYKFRFKTQYAEWGYSFYGTTLTVTELQVKVSSSTEEKKRTLTCSTTCLLTDNPNPTYIWYKNGQHLHDPTSQQYSCNTLVVWGYSADSYSCAVKDHEDFLAPTVCVHGQSCLNVTYTKRSICALKGSTVDITCTYRHPSWHKVTEVSWFNKWESGVTTDLIQDPEYADRVKYQPTTDKDSTLRITDLRESDSAEYKFRFITTAVKWGNSFPGITLSQTCR